From Hemibagrus wyckioides isolate EC202008001 linkage group LG11, SWU_Hwy_1.0, whole genome shotgun sequence:
TGTTAATTTTTCATTAAACCATAAACCTTggtatttaaaattattattattattattattattattattattattcttcgTGAATAACATATACTTTGTTTTTGACACTGAAAACTTTAAACCCCAGTCCAGGGACCACTGCTCCACTTTTTCAATTGACTCCTGTATGCCTTTAACTACATTTTTAATCTTGCGCCCTCTCTTCCATAATGCTCCATCATCTGCATAAAGTGCTAATCCTATTTCTGTTTTCCTAATTTTTATCAAAAACATCGTTaatcattaaattaaacaatattGGGCTAATTGCACTACCCTGTGGAGTTTCATTTAGAATGTTATAAGGATCTGATATTTCTTCTCCAATTTAAACCTGAAAGGTCCGCTCTGATAAGAAGTCTAAAACCCTAATTACCCTAATTACCCTAACTTTTCCACCTATACCtaatttattcagtttaattagCAAACCTTCTCTCCACAAAGTGTTATAGGCCTTTTCTATGTCACAGAATACTGCAACCATGTATTCTTTCATTATATAAGCTTTTTTAACTTCATTTCCAAATAGTATTGAAGCATCTACTGTAGATCTACTTTGCCTAAATCCACTTTGAAAAGTTGATAACATTTCCCTTTTCTCCAAAATGTAATTCAGTCACCTCACAATCATTTTTTCCATGACTTTACATAGCGTAGAGGTGAGAGTGATGGGTCTATAGCTATTAGGTTTTGTTATGTCCTTCCCAAGCTTAGCTAGAGGAAGCACAACTGCATTCTTCCATTGTTTACGAAGGATGCCCTCATTCCATATATAGTTATACAATTCCAATATTGCTTCTAATGCTTCAGTTGGTAGTTTCTTTAAAGTTTTATAACTTATCATATCTTTACCTGGTGTTATATTCTTTGAATTATTAATGGCTAATTTTAATTCATAGTAAGTAAACTCTTCATCCAAAAATACTATTAAAATCTTCCTTTTTCTTACAAGTATTTCcatatatattcataatttGTTGTCATCTTATTAAGAATGCATTATCTAAGTTTTCAATGCTATGGGTTTTGGCAAATGTTTGAGCCAACATTGTGACCTTATCTTTATTTGTAATGGCCACCATCCCACCTTCATCCATTACAGGTATCTTCCTGAAGCTGTCAATCCCATTCATAATCTGCCTTTTTATATATCCATCTTAAACCTAAATTACAATTTTGCATTTGAATCTTATTTTGAATTTCACAGATCACAGGAAAATGATCACTTCCAATATTATCTTTAGCTACTGACCATATGCATTTTTCAGCTAATGATGCTGACACTATTGTAAACATGACATTGTACCTCTTATTATGTCTATTCTTGTTCGGTTGCCATCATTTAGACACACTAGAGTGATTTCTTCCATTAATTCTTCTATTACTTCACCGTGTTCCTACTACCCCAAATACTATTGTGTGCATTAAGATCGCCACATAAAATCATTTTGTTTGATGATTCTCCCACGCCACTTTTCAGAATGGCTTCTGATAAATCCGAATAAGGATTATTATCTTAACTTCATTAATAAAGATTACCCCCTGTATACCCATTACTTCTATACATATCCTCTCTGCACAACTGtatatcacattttcttttacgaATGTCACACAACCTCCACCTCTACCATTATTCCTATCTTTCCTTATTACTTCGTTTCCATTCAGCTTAAAGTCCAATGACTAATGTAACCATGTTTCTTGTACACAAATTATATCAGGAGATTTACTCATAACTCCTGCCCATTAGCGATCAAGCTTCTGGCATTCCAATGAAGTAATAGGAAAGACATGATCATGTTATGTATCACTACACTGAAATGTGTCATAGCTTGTTGTTATGCTTCCTTCTGTTTCTCCTTCTTTAGGTTTTAATATCTTATGGATTTGCTCTGCTGATATACCATTGCATGTGCTCTCCCCCACAATTGCATTTCATCTTAGTTCCTTCCTGACATTTCCCATACTCATGCTCTTCTCCACATTTTGCACATCGCATTTTCCCTTTGCAAACAGCAGCAGTATGCCCCATGCGTTGGCAATTATAACAACGTAAAGGAGGGGGAATATATTCCCGTACCACATAACTGATGAAACCTAGCTTCACCTTTACTGGTAAATGATTGTCTTTAAAGTGTATCAACACAGAGAGACTATCACACTTTTTATTATCTTTCCATGTCATCAGTCTTTTGGCCGAATCAACTTcaatcaagttttcttttacTTCCTCCATAGTTACATTCAAAGGCACTCCTGAAATCACCCCTCTCGTTCTCGTACCTATTTCTGCACAGCTTATTTTACCACCAGCCAGTGATTTTAGTTTTAGTATCTTTGCTCTCTGAGTTTCATCCTTACACTTGATCAAATTTATACTTTAAATGCTTGTACCCACAATTCATGAATAAATCTGATGGGATCCAGCCTGTTAAATGAAACCCACTGTTAggactgtataactgtagctttGCAACCACTTAATCTTAACCTTCAAGCAAAAAGATGTTGAAGATTTGTTAAATCATTTTTGTTGTGATCTTAAAGATGCTCTCCTGAGCACCACGGTTTTGGACTAACCAGTGAAACAAAGGGAGGGGTCGATAATCTGGACAAGGTCACAGCCACCTACAGCTGCCGACACATCACTGCCCGTTGGGTccttgtcatttttttccacatcattGATGTGAGTGCTTACAATGCCTTTGTATTATGGAGCAAAATAAACAAGGACTGGAACAGCGTAAAACTGTGTTGAAGGAGGATTTCCACAGAGCAGCTGGGTTACGCAATGGTAAAACCTTATATTGAGAGAAGATAACGCCTTCCAAGAGCATCAGCAGCCGTTGCTGTTGTTGTGAAGGACATCCGAATGGAGACACAAACCTCAGTAGTTCAAGACCACCAACACCTGTGTGAAATGCAAGAAATACATCTGcaaggaacacacacagactctctgcACATCATATGCACAATAGAGCAGACAAAAGGATGGACTGTGGGGCATGGGAAAAAATGACtcagtaaacacacagaaaatacaCTAGCTGATATGAAAAAGCAAgactggggctgatttctttcttgcCCAGACTGCAGATTCACAGTCATTTGAATCTCAGGACAGAGCCACTATACAGCCCTTAACTCTCTGCTGTATGCAGTGTTGCAAGagttatataacaatataaatataaaggaaTGGTTCACATCTGGCACAAAAgcaaaaactttatttaaacattCACTGGAAAACATTAAAGCCTGGCTTGGCTAGGATTTGTTTTCTTGTGCAGCTGTTACATTTTGTGACGTGTTAAAGCTCCTGTCTGGTGGACGCTGAGGGTCAAAAGGAATGAAGAAGTCACGGGCAAAGGAGAAAACATCCTGAGGCTTTCTCAGCAGCAGCATTTGTAGGAAGTCAGCCAGTAGTGCTTTAAGCTCAGGGTGCTGTCTAACATAGGAGGAGTGATCAGCCTTTAGCTCTTCCTGCAACGAAAAGATTAggaaggacagacagatacttAGCCTCTATTCTTACCATGCAAATCAGTCTCTATTCTTGGATAGTGCTATTGCTGGATGAGACTTCCAACACAATCGCCAATCCATACTGCTAATAATCTGTTTAGGCAGGTTTGGTAAAATGATGCTCATTCAAATACGTTTTTTAACATGACTTCCCTACAAATTCTCTTTGGGTGAATACCATGTGATACCCAACATGACGATACACTAGAGTAGCAGAATTTGCCAAAAAAGTCAAATATCCAGTCAAATGTGATTACATTGCTAGTTGATTAACAAGCTAGTAATTGATCTGCTATGCACTACTCATATGGGGATGTGAGGGTTAAAAGTCTCTCATGCTTTATAGCTGTTTccctataattattatttaaataattgacTTTACTTGTAGAATATATTTTGTTTCTAATCATGAATAACTACCTTTCTGTCAATAAACTTTGAGTACAGCTCAATATCCTCTTCCCAGACCAGGGGCTTCTTCTCAATGACTGATTTACGACCTCTCTCATctgaaaacaaaccaaaaaacagATGAGCCTTGCTTCTGATGTAGATATAAGCAGCAAGAAAGTAAAAGCCCAATATACAGACCTTCACTGTCTATAGGAGGAAGATGTAGGAGGCTCATTGTAACTGATGAACCAACCTGCACTCTGTTGGCTAAATGTctggagtgaaaaaaaaaaagcaatgaaaaCAGCAATGATAAACGTCTCATGACTCatcatgagataatatattttatactgtAACTAGTTGCAGTAAAAAGACTGAACAGACCCAGTGTATTCTTTAatcaagaaagagaaagaggtcCTACCCATCTGGCAGGAAGTAGCAGTGCCAAGTTGCGGGGATTTTTTCTGCCGAGGAGACAGTCCTCTCAATGCCaaacacctccaccacctctTCGCCAATTAATTGCTTCTTGACCTCCAGTTCCCTCTGAATTAGGGTAAAACAGGAATTTCAGACAGATGaatattaaacagctgaattCTAAGAGTAGCAAAACCACCAATATAAAGCACCACTTTGGACTGTAATTACCACAAACAGTCTTAGACTCAAGCCTCCATTAGTGTTCAGCTGATAACTTCACcaaaatagacttcatgttaCAACTAGAATGGATTTCTTGGTTAGAGAATTGCactttttggccatatagtacacaaatgatttataatcacactatctggtgtcacctAGTTGAGAATGAACCTGAAAAATCTActataaaatacatacataggTTGACACTCCGATCTGGGTGTTGGTATCAAGTGAAAGGAATGTCAGATTTTCAGGAACTTTTTTCCGTTTAGCCAAAATGCGCAGGATCAGGAGGTTGGAGGCCTCAGACACAAAACCTTGCAGAGAATGCAGAGGGAATGTGAATGCTTGCTTCTTCACTTCCTACATAAAAGCAGAAACGAAGAAAGAAAATTTTAGCCTCTGCATATATTGAATTACAGTAGAAAAAATCGTGCACTCGCATGTAACCCTAGGTGCTCATGCAAACACACGGAGATTGACAGTTTATTATTGAAGTAGCATTAGAAAATGAAACCACTGCTCTTACGTCTTTCTCTGTGATGACTGTGTTCACTACTAGATGAGTGCTTTGCCTCACAATGTGTAACTTCTTGTCCAGTGCATGTTCCTGCAGCTGTAGCATTTACAACACAACGATGAATGAATAAGCTACATGTCTGTATATTTTCTAGGATAAAGTACAAGACTGGGATGTGAAATCCTTTATGAACACTGCTATAAGttagaaattaataaataaaataataatatataaaagaaaaacatgggATAGACTATCTGTCTGACAGACAGATAATACCTTCATATATTCATTATGATTCTCCTCTAGTGTGTCAAGGCTCCTGGATAGATAAGCTGTAAGCGGTAGATACAAGTAcagttaaaatgatttataaattattataaatagatagatttaTAAAAGAAGAGGCCGTGGTGCTGTGCTGTCCTCACCCGTAATAGAAGTGCCACATGGGATATTGTCGATTGCTCCATGGCTGTTAGCATGTACCAAATAACAAGGTTCATCATTATAGCTGGCCTTctgtacactaaca
This genomic window contains:
- the catip gene encoding ciliogenesis-associated TTC17-interacting protein, encoding MFKLKDMKETAAPPEKTEDLKASIEALEFLSSIASKDVDQCLFVDSMVTVSDTGRELGEFCVSVQKASYNDEPCYLVHANSHGAIDNIPCGTSITAYLSRSLDTLEENHNEYMKLQEHALDKKLHIVRQSTHLVVNTVITEKDEVKKQAFTFPLHSLQGFVSEASNLLILRILAKRKKVPENLTFLSLDTNTQIGVSTYRELEVKKQLIGEEVVEVFGIERTVSSAEKIPATWHCYFLPDGHLANRVQVGSSVTMSLLHLPPIDSEDERGRKSVIEKKPLVWEEDIELYSKFIDRKEELKADHSSYVRQHPELKALLADFLQMLLLRKPQDVFSFARDFFIPFDPQRPPDRSFNTSQNVTAAQENKS